The following coding sequences lie in one Desmodus rotundus isolate HL8 chromosome 1, HLdesRot8A.1, whole genome shotgun sequence genomic window:
- the LOC139440750 gene encoding olfactory receptor 1J2 yields the protein MRRDNQSSVSKFLLLGLPILPEHQGVFFALFLGMYLTTVLGNLLIILLIRLDTHLHTPMYFFLSHLALTDVSFSSVTVPKMLTDMHTKYKSIPYAGCISQMYFFIFFTDLDSFLITSMAYDRYVAICHPLHYTTIMKEELCALLVAVSWILSCASALSHTLLLAQLSFCANTIPHFFCDLGALLKLSCSDTFLNELVMFTVGVVVITLPFICILVSYGYIAATILRVPSAKGVCKALSTCGSHLSVVSLYYGAIFGQYLFPTLGNFIDKDIIVALMYTVVTPMLNPFIYSLRNRDMKQAFGKLFSKVTFFCQQYL from the coding sequence ATGAGGAGGGACAACCAGAGCAGCGTGTCCAAGTTCCTCCTCCTGGGACTGCCCATCTTGCCAGAGCACCAGGGTGTGTTCTTTGCCCTGTTCCTGGGCATGTACCTGACCACGGTGCTGGgcaacctgctcatcatcctgctCATCAGGCTGGACACTCATCTGCAcacgcccatgtacttcttcctcagccACTTGGCCCTCACTGATGTCTCCTTTTCATCTGTTACTGTCCCTAAGATGCTCACGGACATGCACACTAAGTACAAATCCATCCCCTATGCAGGGTGTATTTCacagatgtattttttcatattttttactgACCTGGACAGCTTCCTTATTACATCAATGGCTTATGACCGATATGTTGCCATCTGTCACCCTCTGCACTACACCACCATCATGAAGGAAGAGCTATGTGCCTTACTAGTGGCTGTGTCCTGGATCCTGTCCTGCGCCAGTGCCCTGTCCCACACCCTTCTCCTGGCCCAGCTGTCTTTCTGTGCAAACACCATTCCCCATTTCTTCTGTGACCTTGGTGCCCTGCTCAAGCTCTCCTGCTCAGACACCTTTCTCAATGAGTTGGTCATGTTCACGGTAGGAGTGGTGGTCATTACCTTGCCATTTATATGTATCCTGGTATCTTATGGCTACATTGCGGCCACCATCTTGAGGGTTCCTTCAGCCAAGGGGGTCTGTAAAGCACTTTCCACATGTGGATCCCACCTGTCTGTGGTGTCCTTGTATTATGGAGCAATATTCGGGCAGTACCTCTTCCCAACATTAGGCAATTTCATTGACAAGGACATCATTGTGGCCCTCATGTACACAGTGGTcacacccatgctgaacccctttaTCTATAGCCTTAGGAATAGGGACATGAAACAGGCTTTTGGGAAACTTTTCAGTAAAGTAACATTTTTCTGTCAGCAATATCTGTGA
- the LOC139440231 gene encoding olfactory receptor 1J4-like, with amino-acid sequence MTSDNQSSVSEFLLLGLPIRPEYQGVFFALFLGMYLTTVLGNLLIILLIRLDARLHTPMYFFLSHLAFTDISFSSVTVPKMLMSMQTQDQSIPYAECIAQMYFFIFFTDLDSFLLTSMAYDKYVAICHPLHYMTIMREALCTLLVAVSWILSCASALSHTLLLAQLSFCAVNTIHHFFCDLGALLKLSCSDTSLNELVIFTVGVAVITLPLICILISYVCIGATILKVPSTKSICKALSTCGSHLSVVSLYYGTIIWLYFFPSSSTSSNKNVIGSVMYTVVTPLLNPFIYSLRNRDMKGALEKLLNRQQFRLNNICSSL; translated from the coding sequence ATGACGAGTGACAACCAGAGCAGCGTGTCCGAGTtcctcctcctggggctgcccATCCGGCCAGAGTACCAGGGTGTGTTCTTCGCCCTGTTCCTGGGCATGTACTTGACCACGGTGCTGGgcaacctgctcatcatcctgctCATCAGGCTGGATGCTCGTCTGCAcacgcccatgtacttcttcctcagccACTTGGCCTTCACTGATATATCTTTCTCATCTGTCACTGTCCCTAAGATGTTAATGAGCATGCAAACTCAGGATCAATCCATCCCCTATGCAGAGTGCATAGCacagatgtattttttcatattttttactgACCTGGACAGCTTCCTTCTTACCTCAATGGCATATGACAAGTACGTGGCCATCTGTCACCCCCTCCACTATATGACCATCATGAGAGAGGCACTCTGTACCTTACTAGTGGCTGTGTCCTGGATCCTGTCCTGTGCCAGTGCCCTGTCCCACACCCTTCTCCTGGCCCAGCTGTCCTTCTGTGCTGTCAACACCATCCACCATTTCTTCTGTGACCTTGGTGCCCTGCTCAAGCTCTCCTGCTCAGACACATCCCTCAATGAGCTGGTCATTTTCACAGTAGGAGTGGCTGTCATTACTCTCCCACTAATATGCATCTTGATCTCTTATGTCTGCATTGGGGCCACCATTCTGAAGGTTCCATCTACCAAGAGCATCTGCAAAGCCTTGTCCACATGTGGCTCTCACCTCTCAGTGGTATCTCTTTATTATGGAACAATTATTTGGctctattttttcccctcatccAGCACCTCCAGTAACAAAAACGTAATTGGCTCTGTGATGTACACAGTGGTCACTCCGTTGCTGAACCCTTTCATTTATAGCCTAAGGAACAGGGACATGAAGGGGGCCCTGGAAAAACTCCTCAATAGGCAACAGTTTCGTCTCAACAACATTTGCTCATCTCTATAA